In one Nicotiana tomentosiformis chromosome 6, ASM39032v3, whole genome shotgun sequence genomic region, the following are encoded:
- the LOC138893937 gene encoding uncharacterized protein — MEKKKRKIEETSVVNLTEHCSAILQNKLPQKCGDPRSLTIPCSLGSMNFDKSRYDSSASINLMPLFIYMKLEKEIGEIRFVPISLQMADQTTLIPEGIVEDLLVRVDKFVFPVDLIVVKMEGNKEVPLILGRLFLAMGRAILDIHERKLMHRVGEETMPFDMNVEKGAQKEKPAVVSSGK, encoded by the coding sequence atggagaagaagaagaggaagatagaggaGACTTCAGTGGTGAatctcacagagcattgcagcgcaatattgcaaaataaactcccacaaaagtgtggagatccaaggagtttaactataccttgctctttaggctctaTGAATTTTGATAAGTCTCGATATGATTCTAgtgcctcaattaatctaatgcctCTGTTTATTTATATGAaattggagaaggagattggagagataaggtttgTGCCAATATCGTTGCAgatggcagaccaaacgactttgatacccgaggggatagtggaagatctgttagttcgggtggataagtttgtatttcctgtagatttaaTAGTGGTGAAAATGGAGggaaacaaggaggtcccccttatCTTAGGAAGACTATTCTTAGCAATGGGTAGAGCAATATTGGATATACACGAGAGGAAACTTATGcatagagtgggtgaggagacgatGCCTTTTGATATGAATGTAGAAAAGGGGGCACAAAAGGAAAAACCAGCTGTAGTGtcgagtggaaagtga